aaggatgaatgagggaaagccttatctgcaaatgtggagaagaGTACGGGTAAAttatcatagtttccttcctatccattagatatagatcggacggcctatattgcaggatggcaggcacaccatcatcaccaactctactttttaTAAAAGTAGAGACAATTAGTTTAAACAGACAACAAATATTTCATACATCGGCACGTCATGACCAAAAGTATCACGAGTAGTGGAGCATCAACAGACAGTAGAGCAGCAGGACAGAACTACTCTTCATCAAATATTTCAGATTCATCAAGAATGGTTGTGATAAAGAGAAAAAAACCCATCACTTCTAGGGTGGATCACAAAGATCAGTTTGTTTCCAACTGCCATTTTGTCCTTGCACCCATTCATGATGGCACGTCCATCTGTTTCTACTGACATAGCATAGTAAGTTGTCGAATTATATACAAGCAAGATTAGTTCAAAGATCAACAAGTAACTGAGAGTATATACTATCTGGAGTCAACTTTAAATTGCTAAGTATGTTTAAGAACGCTTACACTGATGGATGATTGAAACATTGTTAGAATCCACGGTGATTTTAGGAACATGTATGTTAATATCAAAGTATAACTTGATACCAACATAGAATTTGTAGACTTTGGCAAATTATTTCCAAGTTGGTCCACTGATAAATGTTTGCCCTTTATAGTTAGCGATATAACAATAGAAAAGAAAGTTATTTTATCAGTTGTGGTGTAACAGTTGTCATCTAAAATGATGGAACTAACAACTCTTCGGACTTGTTCTCTTGCAAAGCATGGAATGAACTATGAAAAATTAAAGGGAAACAAAAATTACCCTGCCATGACATATAAATTGCGACATGGCTTTATAAGAAAATATATTGTTCTATTCGTCAGAGTTCTTTATTTGCGGAGTATGTGTGAAAATAACTACATATACCAACAATTTCCCAATTTATAAAACTTATGTCATGGTGACAACCTAAACAACCACTTAAGTACTGGACTACTAGTAAAATAGGTTGAACTAACTAACAACAAATTAGCCACACCATGTTTTACAAAACAGCCTGTAAAAAAACATGTTGGCTTATTTTCGAAGCCCTCCTCAAAGCCTGATGCAGAAGTGCTTCACATGCATTACATGGCCATTGTTGCACAAACCCTTGGTTTCCAAACACTTTAGGCACTACAAATCCAAACCATCAATTCAATAAAAATGTATTTGGAATCTTATTCGAACGGGATTCAAAAAGATCAATAAATATTTACCTGTTTTTTGTCTGGGTGAATCAGCCGGCCTAGGCTTTCCAGGGGGTCATCAAGGTGGTGGATGACGATAAGTGGCGGCgacatgtgataacccacaagtataggggatcgcaacagttttcgagggtagagtattcaacccaaatttattgattcgacacaaggggagccaaagaatattctcaagtattagcagctgagttgtcaattcaaccacacctggaaacttaatatctgcagcaaagtatttagtagcaaagtaatatgatagtagtggtaacggtagcaaaaggtaatgataacaaaagtaatgtttttggtattttgtagtgattgtaacaatagcaatggaaaagtaaataagcggagaacaatatatggaaagctcgtaggcaatggatcggtgatagagaattatgctggatgtggttcatcatgtaacagtaaacagtcataacctagggtgacacagaactagctccaattcatcaatgtaatgtaggcatgtattccgaatatagtcatacgtgcttatgaaaaagaacttgcatggcatcttttgtcctaccctcccgtgacagcggggtcctagcggaaactaagggatattaaggcctcattttaatagagtaccgaaccaaaacattaacacatagtgaatacattaactcctcaaactaaggtcatcaccgggagtggtcccgattattgtcacttcggggttgccggatcataacacatagtaggtgactatagacttgcaagataggatcaagaactcacatatattcatgaaaacataataggttcagatctaaaatcatggcactcgggccctagtgacaagcattaagcatagcaaagtcatagcaatatcaatctcagaacatagtggatactagggatcaaaccctaacaaaactaactcggttacatgataaatctcatccaacccatcatcgtccagcaagcctacgatggaattactcacgcacggcggtgagcatcatgaaattggtgatggaggatggttgatgatgacgacggcgacggattcccctctccggagccccaaacagactccagatcagccctcccaagaggttttagggcttggcggcgactccgtatcataaaacgtgatgaatccttctccttgattttttctccccgaaagtgaatatatatagttggagttgaggtcggaggagctccagggggcccacgaggtagggggcgcacccaggggggcaggtgcgcccccaccctcgtggttagggtgtgagccccctggtcttaatcttttgccaggatttttttattatttccaaaaatagtctccgtaaagttttaggtcattccaagaacttttgtttctgcacataaataacaccatggtaattctgctgaaaacagcgtcagtccggattagttccattcaaatcatgcaagttagagtccaaaacaagggcaaaagtgtttggaaaagtagatacgacggaggtgTATCAACATGCAGTGACGATCATCCGCGGAgatgatagaggtcaaagggcgtcTGAGATAGTCGTGGACTAGAGGCGGGAATTGGGGATTGGGTTGGTGGGTGGAGAAGAAGCCCATGACCTTGGCCATTATGGATGCACACCTAACCAGTGGGATGAGAGTAGTATATTGATCGTATGTCACATGTTGTTATTGTATGAGAATTTAAGGTAGCATGTAGGCTAGGGTGGCATTGTCAATGCTGTGGTGACCGCCTGAACTGAATGTCAGTGATGTATTGAATGATTTGGTTTGGGTTCCTCCTTAGGCAATTGTGTGGCTCTTTTATAGAAACATCAGTGGGTATAAAGTGGTGACCACATGAGGAAACAACTTGTACTGCTAATATGGATTTTTAAATCCTGAACATGGTTCTTACTAATGCATCAAATTGGATTCCATTTGACCGAAGCTTCTACAAATGTAAATATTTAGATATCGAAAGTCATGTGTCCTCATATAAGGACAAACGGATTAGATGAATCTATGCCACTGATGAACTCACAAATCATAGCATGTGAGGAAAACCTCATAAGCATTTCTTTAAAATAAACAAAAATGTGTTTTTTGGCGGAAAAGAATGTGTATATATAGTTGGGCCTATGTAGGCGGACACAATTATGTAACAAGCCCGTGATCCGGTGAGAGACGAAACGCTAGTGTAGTGGATCTGAGAGACCTCGTTTTCTTATGAAAAACCCCTTTCTTAGAATAGAAGAATCTCGATTTGTCAAGTCTCATGATCATATCATGATCTATTTTTATTCGAAGAAGATTGAGACGAGTTTATTGCAATCAATTATAAGAATAAAGAATAATTACTGCATTTCACAAccgatttttttctctttttatttcgtTCCCATATAGCGCTTCAGGCACCCGTTTGTCTCGATAGCGCCTGAGGCCGCTCGTATGGGCCGGCCCTTATAATCCCTCGCTATTGTTTCCTCCCctagttttttttcctattttctaTTAGTTAATCAGTTGACTGTTGACCATCAgaaataaaaaaattgaaattttgaaAAAGGAACAAAACAAACAAAATCGCAATATAAaaaagttcaaaattttgaaagTAGTTAGTAAATTTGAGAAAAAACACCAAACTTCTAtaaatgtttgagtttgaaatattACATAAAATTAAAATAgttgcaagaaataaaataaaaaatagcaaAAATGTAAAAAGTTCTTGAATTTGGAAAAGGTTCATACAATTTTAGAAAAAGCTCACGAAATAGAAAAAAGTATAATGTTTTGAAAATGATTCGTGAATTTGGAAAAGTTTGAATTTAAAAATATAAaagtagaaaacagaaagaaaagatACAAAAAAACTGGACAAGACCCAGTCCAAAAACTCAGACAAAAAAATAGGAAGCTTGAAGCTTCGCAAAACCTGGCTGGAAAGTTTTTCTTTTCAGGGGTAACCGGGCTGGAAAGCTAGTAGAAGCTTCTCAAAACAACAGCGAAATCCCGTTATTGGATCCTATATTGGCTGGCCCATTTGCTAGCGAGGTGGAATCGGCCGTGGGCCTATTAACTGGCGCCTTAAgcgtgtctcaaaaaaaaaaagttgACGCCttaagcgccaaataggaaatgcttGGATCTGAATATTGCCTGACAAAGATGATCGTTACCCAAAGAAACAGATAGCGTCATGTTGATAATCAGCAAAGGCGACATTGTCGCTGTTGGCTGATCGAACACATCTGTTTAGCATTTCGAATGATGTTTCCAATGCAAAAGCATATCAGATATGTCGGCATATGGCAACGCATGCAAGTCCGACGTACATTGCCAAGGACAATAGGACAATGCAGCATGTACATCCAATTAGGGCGACGGAAGTAATGTAGTCCTAATGTACATCTTTGCCTAGTTTTCCCCGTATGTCTTCGATGAGTGCAAATCGAAATGCCAACGACATTGGCAGATAAATACTCACCCGATCATCCGTACCTGACAAGCAAGAACCTAGGACATGACAGCCATGGTTTCCCCCGTGCTCTGGTCCGCGCTGTTATGCTGCCTCTACTCGGTCGCGCTTGGAGGCAACGAGCACAACTTCGTCGTGGTACCGGCTAGCTCCTTCGAGCCAGAAGCAGCATGCTCCACGTCGATCAGTTCTGAGCTGCCAAACCGTGCGTCCGTGCCCCTGGCGCACCGGCACGGACCGTGCGCGCCCTCGGGGGGCAGCGGCAAGCCGTCTCTCGCCGAGAGGCTCCGCAGGGACCGCGCCCGCGCCAACTATATCATTCGCAAGGCCTCGGCGCGCAGGAAAATGTTTTCAGCAGGAGACGCGAGCGTCCCGACGTTCCTCGGCGACTCGGTGGACTCGCTGGAGTACGTGGTCACCCTGGGCATCGGCACGCCGCCCGTGCAGCAGACCGTGCTCATCGACACCGGCAGCGACCTGTCGTGGGTGCAGTGCGCGCCCTGCAACTCCACGCAGTGCTACCCGCAGAAGGACCCCCTGTTCGACCCGAGAAAGTCGTCCACGTTCGCGCCCATCCCCTGCGCCACCGACGCCTGCAAGGCGCTCTCGGTCGACAGCTACGACAACGGCTGCACCAACGGCACGGACGGCGCCTCTCTGTGCGGGTACGCCATCGAGTACGCCAACCGCGCGGTCACCACGGGGGTGTACAGCACGGAGACGCTCACGCTCAACGCCGGCGTCTCCGTCAGCAACTTCAGCTTCGGCTGCGGCAGCAACCAGCACGGGCCCTACGACAAGTTCGACGGCCTCCTCGGCCTCGGCGGCGCGCCGGAGTCGCTCGTGTCGCAGACGTCGTCCGTCTACGGCGGCGCCTTCTCCTACTGCCTCccgccggcgagcggcggagccGGGTTCCTCACCCTCGGCGCGCCGAGCAACAACACGGCCGGCTTCCTATTCACGCCGATGCGCCGCCTATCCCCAGAGCTCGCGACGTTCTACGTCGTCACGCTCACCGGCATAAGCGTCGGCGGGACAGCGCTCGACATCCCTCCGGCGGTGTTCTCCAAGGGCATGATCATCGACTCCGGCACGGTCATCACGGGGCTCCCCAAGACGGCCTACGCGGCGCTGCGCACGGCGTTCCAGAGCGCCATGTCCCAGTACCCGCTCCTGCCGCCGTCGGAGAACGGGCT
This portion of the Triticum dicoccoides isolate Atlit2015 ecotype Zavitan chromosome 7A, WEW_v2.0, whole genome shotgun sequence genome encodes:
- the LOC119329347 gene encoding aspartyl protease family protein At5g10770-like, which translates into the protein MTAMVSPVLWSALLCCLYSVALGGNEHNFVVVPASSFEPEAACSTSISSELPNRASVPLAHRHGPCAPSGGSGKPSLAERLRRDRARANYIIRKASARRKMFSAGDASVPTFLGDSVDSLEYVVTLGIGTPPVQQTVLIDTGSDLSWVQCAPCNSTQCYPQKDPLFDPRKSSTFAPIPCATDACKALSVDSYDNGCTNGTDGASLCGYAIEYANRAVTTGVYSTETLTLNAGVSVSNFSFGCGSNQHGPYDKFDGLLGLGGAPESLVSQTSSVYGGAFSYCLPPASGGAGFLTLGAPSNNTAGFLFTPMRRLSPELATFYVVTLTGISVGGTALDIPPAVFSKGMIIDSGTVITGLPKTAYAALRTAFQSAMSQYPLLPPSENGLDTCYNFTGNSSVPVPKVALTFSGGTTVDLSVPSGVLVEGCLAFRGESSDNSGGIIGNVNQRTLELLYDSGRGSVGFRAGAC